CAGCGCGTCGGCCAGGATCGAGTCCTTCTCCCGGCCACCGGTGCTGGTCTCCCCGCGCCCGAGCAGCAGGTGCGGGCCGACCCCGCCGTCCCCCAGGGAGCGGGCGACCCCCGCCAGGGAGGTCATGTTCACGACCGAGGCACGCAGCTTGGCCAGCTGTCCCTCGGGGAGGTCGGGCTGGCTGCGGTAGAGCTCGTCGGTGACGACGAGCCCCAGCACCGAGTCGCCCAGGAACTCCAGCCGCTCGTTGGTGGGCAGCCCGCCGTGCTCGTAGGCGAAGGAGCGGTGGGTCAGCGCCAACGCCAGCAGGCCGCCGGGCAGCGTGACGCCCAGGGCGTCACGCAGCCAGTCGGCGGCCCGTGCGGCGTGCTCGGCGCCACCAGGGGTGGTCGGTCCGGTCACGACGGGGTCGTGCTGGGGTGCTCGGTGGTCCGTGGTCAGACCGCGATGACCTGACGGCCGTCGTACTGGCCGCAGGTCGGGCACGCGATGTGCGGGGGCTTGAGCTCGCCGCACGCGCGGTTCGGGCAGGGCGCCAGCGTGGGGGCCGTGGCCTTCCACTGCGAGCGACGCGAGTGGGTGTTCGAGCGCGACAAGCGCCTCTTCGGGACAGCCACGGTCAGTTCTCCTTCGATGGGGTGAAACGGTCGGCGAGCCCGGCCCAACGTGGGTCGAGCACCTCGTGCGAGTGGTCCGCCGGGAGGTCGTCGAGCCGCAGGCCGCAGTCGACGCACAGACCCGAGCAGTCCGGGGTGCAGGTGGGCGAGAGCGGCAGCGTCAGGACGACGGTGTCCCGGACGAGCGGCGCGAGGTCGAGGAAGTCACCGTCGATCCGGCGCACCTCGTCCTCCTCGCTGGTGGCTTCGGTGGTGCTGCCCTCGTAGGCGTAGAGCTCCTGCACGTCGAGGGTCAGCGTGTCCTCGATCGGCTCGAGGCATCGCGCGCACTGGCCGGTGACCGGGGCGACGACCTCGCCGGTGACGAGCACGCCCTCCATGACCGACTCCAGCCGCAGGTGCAGCTCGACGAGGGCGTCCTCGGGCACGCCGATCATCTCGACGCCCCAGCCCTCGCGGGCCGGCACCGAGCGCTCGAGCTCGCGCATGCTGCCCGGGCGACGGCCGAGCTCGCGGAGGTCGACCTTCCACGGGTCGGCGGCGGGGCGCCGGTCCGTGGACGCGGCGCCTCGGCGGTGCGAGGGGGCAGCAGGCATGAGGTCACTCGTCGATCGGGGGCAGGGGGTGGAGCTCTGGTCACCGCGCACGGCACAGCCGTGGTGTGCGGGAGCAGCCCAGGTTACCCCAGCACGGACGACGGGGGCAGCGAGGGAGGTCAGGGCTGGCGCAGCTGGTTCCTGGCCGCGTCGACCGAGCGGACCATGTGGCCCAGGGTGGTGCCGAAGTCGGCCAGCCGGCTGTCGACGTACTCGTCGACCTCGGCGCGCATCCGGGACACCTCGGCCGCGGTCTGCTCGCCCAGCTCGTCCGAGCGCGCGACCGCACCGCGGTAGACCTCGGTCTCGGTGACCAGCCGGTCGTGCTCGGCCTGCCCGGCGGCCACCAGGGCGGCGGCCTGGCGCTGGGCGTCGGCCAGCAGCGCGGCGTGCCGGGCCTCGCCGTCGGCGATCACCCGCTCGGCCTCGGCGTCGGCCCGGGCGAGGAGGTCCTCCACCTGGGCCTGGGCCTCGGTGATCAGGTCGTCGCGCTGCCGGCGGGCGGTGCCGACCAGCTCGTCGTGCTGCCGGCGCGCGGTGGCGACGGTCTGCTCGCTCTCGGCCCGGGTGCGCCCGGTGAGCCGCTCGGCCTCGGCCTGGGCCTGCTCCAGGATCTCGGTGCGCTGCTCGACGATCGTGCCGGCCTGCTGGACCTCCTCGGGGAGGCCCTCGCGCAGGTCGTCGAGCAGGTCGAGCAGGTGGTCCCGCGGGACCATGCAGGAGCTGGACATGGGGACGCTGCGGGCGTTCTCGATCACCGAGGCGAGCTCGTCGACCACCTCGTAGAGCCGGTACACGACCTCGGTCACGAGCTCTCCTTCTCGGTGCGCTTCTGGACCAGGCGCGCGTTCACGGCCGGGGGCACCAGGTGCGAGACGTCGCCACCGAAGGCGGCGATCTGCTTGACCAGGCTGGAGGACAGGTGCCCCACCTGGGGGGCGGTCGGCACGAAGAGGGTCTCCACGCCGGCCAGCTCGCGGTTCATCTGCGCCATCTGCAGCTCGTACTCGAAGTCACCGACGGCCCGCAGGCCCTTGACGACCACCGGCACGTCGTTGCGCTGACACCAGTGCACGAGCAGCCCGGAGAACGAGGTGACGACGACGTTGGGCAGCTCGGCGGTCGCCTCGCGCAGCAGCGCCATCCGCTCCTCGACGTCGAAGAGCCCCGCCTTGCCCGGGTTCACCAGCACCGCGACGACCAGCTCGTCGTAGAGCGCGGAGGCCCGGCCGATGACGTCGACGTGCCCGTTGGTGACCGGGTCGAACGACCCGGGGCACACCGCCCGCCTCATGCTGCTCACGGAGCGCGACCGTACCGGAGCACGGCCTCCCCGTAGCGGCGTTCGCGCAGTCCCAGCAGGGGTGTCGGCCACTCCCAGTCGCGGTCCCGGGAGGAGCGCTCCACCACGACGACGGCCTCGGGGGCCAGCCACCCCTGGTCGTGCAGCGCCAGCAGCACGCCCTGCACCACCGGGGTCTCCACCGCGTACGGCGGGTCGGCGACGACGACGTCGAAGGGCGCATCGGCCGGCCGGCCCACCACGGCGGGCACCGAGCCGACCACCACCCGGGCCCCCGCCAGGCCGAGCGCGGCCACGTTGGCCCGCAGCACCGGCACCACTTTCGGCCCGGACTCCACGAACACCGCCTCGGCCGCCCCGCGGGACAGCGCCTCCAGCCCGA
This sequence is a window from Geodermatophilaceae bacterium NBWT11. Protein-coding genes within it:
- a CDS encoding DUF177 domain-containing protein; translated protein: MPAAPSHRRGAASTDRRPAADPWKVDLRELGRRPGSMRELERSVPAREGWGVEMIGVPEDALVELHLRLESVMEGVLVTGEVVAPVTGQCARCLEPIEDTLTLDVQELYAYEGSTTEATSEEDEVRRIDGDFLDLAPLVRDTVVLTLPLSPTCTPDCSGLCVDCGLRLDDLPADHSHEVLDPRWAGLADRFTPSKEN
- the coaD gene encoding pantetheine-phosphate adenylyltransferase → MRRAVCPGSFDPVTNGHVDVIGRASALYDELVVAVLVNPGKAGLFDVEERMALLREATAELPNVVVTSFSGLLVHWCQRNDVPVVVKGLRAVGDFEYELQMAQMNRELAGVETLFVPTAPQVGHLSSSLVKQIAAFGGDVSHLVPPAVNARLVQKRTEKESS
- a CDS encoding 50S ribosomal protein L32 yields the protein MAVPKRRLSRSNTHSRRSQWKATAPTLAPCPNRACGELKPPHIACPTCGQYDGRQVIAV
- the rsmD gene encoding 16S rRNA (guanine(966)-N(2))-methyltransferase RsmD, producing the protein MTRVIAGLARGRRLQVPASGVRPTGDRAREAMFNSLATLTELEGARVLDLYAGSGAIGLEALSRGAAEAVFVESGPKVVPVLRANVAALGLAGARVVVGSVPAVVGRPADAPFDVVVADPPYAVETPVVQGVLLALHDQGWLAPEAVVVVERSSRDRDWEWPTPLLGLRERRYGEAVLRYGRAP
- a CDS encoding ATP synthase F0 subunit B gives rise to the protein MTEVVYRLYEVVDELASVIENARSVPMSSSCMVPRDHLLDLLDDLREGLPEEVQQAGTIVEQRTEILEQAQAEAERLTGRTRAESEQTVATARRQHDELVGTARRQRDDLITEAQAQVEDLLARADAEAERVIADGEARHAALLADAQRQAAALVAAGQAEHDRLVTETEVYRGAVARSDELGEQTAAEVSRMRAEVDEYVDSRLADFGTTLGHMVRSVDAARNQLRQP
- a CDS encoding ribonuclease III — protein: MTGPTTPGGAEHAARAADWLRDALGVTLPGGLLALALTHRSFAYEHGGLPTNERLEFLGDSVLGLVVTDELYRSQPDLPEGQLAKLRASVVNMTSLAGVARSLGDGGVGPHLLLGRGETSTGGREKDSILADALEALLGAVHVGLGLDAAGAIVHRLFDPLLVESSTRGAGLDWKTSLQELGSAQGLGAPVYEVESDGPDHAKSFTAAVLLAGQVRGTGDGRTKKAAEQMAAEDAWRALSAVTQG